The proteins below come from a single Mycobacterium parmense genomic window:
- a CDS encoding virulence factor Mce family protein → MKITGTVVKLSIFSLVLLIFTVMIIVVFGQMRFDRTNGYSAEFTNISGLRAGQFVRASGVEIGKVSSVHLVDGGRRARVDFAIDRAVPLYQSTTAQIRYLDLIGNRYLELKRGEGEGADRVLPPGGFIPLSRTSPALDLDALIGGFKPLFRALDPQKVNTIATALITVFQGQGGTINDILDQTAQLTTQLGERDQAIGEVVKNLNIVLDTTVRHRQQFDQTVNNLEVLITGLKNHGDQLAAGTAHISNAAGTVADLLGEDRALLHKTLNYLDAVQQPLIDQQDQLQDYLKKVPTALNMIGRAIGSYGDFVNFYFCDLTLKLNGLQPGGPVRTVRLFQQPTGRCTPQ, encoded by the coding sequence ATGAAAATCACCGGTACCGTCGTCAAACTCAGCATCTTCTCCCTGGTGCTGCTGATCTTCACCGTCATGATCATCGTGGTGTTCGGTCAAATGCGCTTCGACCGCACCAACGGCTACTCGGCGGAGTTCACCAACATCAGCGGGCTGCGGGCGGGCCAGTTCGTCCGCGCCTCCGGGGTGGAGATCGGCAAGGTCAGCTCGGTGCACCTGGTCGACGGTGGCAGGCGGGCCCGGGTGGACTTCGCGATCGACCGCGCCGTGCCGCTGTATCAGTCGACGACTGCGCAGATCCGCTACCTCGACCTGATCGGCAACCGCTACCTGGAGCTCAAACGCGGCGAGGGCGAGGGCGCCGACCGGGTGTTGCCGCCGGGCGGATTCATCCCGCTGTCGCGGACCTCTCCGGCGCTGGACCTCGATGCGCTGATCGGCGGTTTCAAGCCGCTGTTCCGGGCGCTGGACCCGCAGAAGGTCAACACCATCGCGACGGCCCTGATCACCGTCTTCCAGGGGCAGGGCGGCACGATCAACGACATCCTCGATCAGACCGCGCAACTGACCACGCAGCTCGGTGAGCGCGACCAGGCGATCGGCGAGGTGGTCAAGAACCTCAACATCGTGCTCGACACCACGGTGCGCCACCGCCAGCAGTTCGACCAGACCGTCAACAACCTCGAGGTGCTGATCACCGGCTTGAAGAACCACGGCGACCAGCTGGCGGCCGGGACGGCACACATCAGCAACGCCGCCGGCACGGTGGCCGACCTGCTGGGCGAGGACCGCGCGCTGCTGCACAAGACGCTCAACTACCTGGACGCCGTCCAGCAGCCGCTGATCGACCAGCAGGACCAACTGCAGGACTACCTCAAGAAGGTGCCGACCGCGTTGAACATGATCGGGCGCGCCATCGGGTCCTACGGCGACTTCGTCAACTTCTACTTCTGCGACCTGACGCTCAAGCTCAACGGGCTGCAGCCCGGCGGGCCGGTCCGCACAGTGCGACTGTTCCAGCAGCCGACGGGTAGGTGCACGCCGCAATGA
- a CDS encoding MCE family protein, translating to MTAPVRGPGKVNAPRNPPYKLAGIALLIVGAVVLVLVYGQFRGDFTPKTKLTMVASRAGLVMDPGSKVTYNGVEIGRVASISEVVRDGRPGAKFTLDVYPRYLSLIPANVTADIKATTVFGGKYVSLTTPKSPSPQRISPQTVIDARSVTTEINTLFETVTSIAQKVDPVKLNLTLSAAAQSLAGLGEKLGQSVVNANAVLDDVNPQMPQARRDIAALAALGDTYAKASPDLFDFLNNAVVTARSINANQKDLDQALLAAAGFGNTGADIFNRGGPYLARGATDLVPSAQLLDTYSPAIYCTLRNYHDIEPKAAAFLGGNGYSLNSHTQALSGLGLVANPLSLATVALLTMGLGGVAGLVGGAPNPYIYPENLPRVNARGGPGGAPGCWQKITHDLWPAPELVMDTGNSLAPYNHLDTGSPYAIEYVWGRQVGDNTINP from the coding sequence ATGACGGCACCCGTGAGAGGCCCCGGCAAGGTCAACGCCCCGCGCAACCCGCCCTACAAGCTGGCCGGGATCGCGCTGCTGATCGTCGGTGCGGTGGTGCTGGTCCTGGTGTATGGGCAGTTTCGGGGTGATTTCACGCCGAAGACGAAGTTGACGATGGTGGCGTCGCGGGCCGGGTTGGTGATGGATCCGGGGTCGAAGGTGACTTATAACGGGGTGGAGATCGGCCGGGTGGCCTCGATTTCGGAGGTCGTGCGTGATGGTAGGCCGGGGGCGAAGTTCACGTTGGATGTCTATCCGCGGTATTTGTCGTTGATTCCGGCGAATGTGACCGCCGATATCAAGGCCACGACGGTGTTCGGTGGGAAGTATGTGTCGTTGACGACGCCGAAGAGCCCGTCGCCGCAGCGGATTTCGCCGCAGACGGTGATTGATGCGCGGTCGGTGACCACCGAGATCAATACGTTGTTTGAGACGGTGACCTCGATTGCGCAGAAGGTGGATCCGGTCAAGCTGAATTTGACGTTGAGCGCGGCGGCGCAGTCGTTGGCGGGGTTGGGTGAGAAGTTGGGGCAGTCGGTGGTCAACGCCAACGCGGTCCTCGATGATGTCAATCCGCAGATGCCGCAGGCGCGTCGGGATATTGCGGCGTTGGCGGCGTTGGGGGACACGTATGCGAAGGCCTCGCCGGATCTGTTCGATTTTTTGAATAATGCGGTGGTCACGGCGCGTTCGATCAATGCCAATCAGAAGGATTTGGATCAGGCGTTGTTGGCGGCGGCCGGGTTCGGTAATACCGGTGCCGACATCTTCAACCGGGGCGGGCCGTATCTGGCGCGCGGGGCCACCGACCTGGTGCCCTCGGCCCAGCTGTTGGACACCTACAGCCCGGCCATCTACTGCACGCTGCGCAACTACCACGACATCGAGCCCAAAGCCGCCGCGTTCCTCGGCGGCAACGGCTACTCGCTCAACAGCCACACCCAGGCGCTGTCGGGTCTGGGGCTGGTGGCCAACCCGCTGTCGCTGGCGACGGTCGCGTTGCTGACGATGGGCCTCGGTGGCGTCGCGGGCCTGGTGGGCGGGGCGCCCAACCCCTACATCTATCCGGAGAACCTGCCCCGGGTGAACGCCCGCGGCGGGCCCGGCGGCGCCCCGGGCTGCTGGCAGAAGATCACCCATGACCTGTGGCCGGCGCCGGAGTTGGTGATGGACACCGGCAACAGCCTCGCGCCGTACAACCACCTCGACACCGGCTCGCCGTACGCGATCGAGTACGTCTGGGGCCGCCAAGTAGGGGACAACACGATCAACCCATGA
- a CDS encoding MlaE family ABC transporter permease — translation MSTSAVLRARFPRSIENLNRYGGAAIRAVDDIGQMAWFGTVAVGHIPHALRNYRKETLRLIAQIGMGTGAMAVVGGTVAIVGFVTLSGSSLVAIQGFASLGNIGVEAFTGFFAALINVRIAAPVVTGIAMAATVGAGATAELGAMRISEEIDALEVMGIKSVSFLAATRIMAGLVVIIPLYALAMIMSFLSPQITTTVIYGQSHGTYEHYFRTFLRPDDVFWSFLEAIIITAVVMITHCFYGYDAGGGPVGVGEAVGRSMRFSLVSVQVVVLAAALALYGVNPNFALTV, via the coding sequence ATGTCGACATCCGCCGTCCTGCGCGCGCGCTTCCCGCGTTCCATCGAAAACCTCAACCGCTACGGCGGCGCCGCCATCCGCGCGGTCGACGACATCGGGCAGATGGCCTGGTTCGGGACGGTCGCCGTCGGCCACATCCCGCATGCGCTGCGCAACTACCGCAAGGAGACGCTGCGCCTGATCGCGCAGATCGGCATGGGCACCGGCGCCATGGCCGTGGTGGGCGGCACCGTCGCAATCGTCGGCTTCGTGACCCTATCCGGCAGCTCACTGGTCGCCATCCAGGGTTTCGCCTCCCTGGGCAATATCGGGGTCGAGGCCTTCACCGGCTTCTTTGCCGCGCTGATCAACGTGCGCATCGCCGCGCCCGTCGTCACCGGCATCGCGATGGCCGCCACGGTCGGCGCCGGCGCCACGGCGGAGCTGGGCGCGATGCGCATCAGCGAAGAGATCGACGCCCTGGAAGTGATGGGTATCAAGTCGGTCTCGTTCCTGGCGGCCACCCGCATCATGGCCGGGCTGGTCGTGATCATCCCGCTCTACGCGCTGGCCATGATCATGTCGTTCTTGTCGCCGCAGATCACCACGACGGTCATCTACGGGCAATCCCACGGCACCTATGAGCACTACTTCCGGACGTTCCTGCGTCCCGACGACGTGTTCTGGTCCTTCCTCGAAGCCATCATCATCACCGCGGTCGTGATGATCACCCACTGCTTCTACGGCTACGACGCCGGCGGTGGGCCCGTCGGCGTGGGAGAGGCGGTCGGCCGGTCGATGCGCTTCTCGCTGGTGTCGGTGCAGGTTGTCGTTCTGGCCGCCGCGTTGGCGCTCTACGGCGTCAACCCCAACTTCGCGCTGACGGTATAG
- a CDS encoding MlaE family ABC transporter permease: MTSTSTSRRGPYLVSYVRDQLQTPLTLIGGFFRMCVLTGRALFRWPFQWREFIQQCWFIMRVAFLPTIMVSIPLTVLLIFTLNVLLAQFGAADLSGAGAAIGAVTQLGPLTTVLVVAGAGSTAICADLGARTIREEIDAMEVLGIDPIHRLVVPRVIAATLVATLLNGLVITVGLVGGYLFGVYLQNVSGGAYLATLTTITGLPEVIIATIKAATFGLIAGLVGCFRGLTVRGGSKGLGTAVNETVVLCVVALYAVNVVLTTIGVRFGTGH, from the coding sequence GTGACTTCAACGTCGACGAGTCGACGCGGCCCCTACCTGGTCAGCTACGTGCGCGACCAACTGCAGACGCCGCTGACCCTCATCGGCGGTTTTTTCCGCATGTGCGTGCTGACCGGGCGGGCGTTGTTCCGGTGGCCGTTCCAGTGGCGCGAGTTCATCCAGCAGTGCTGGTTCATCATGCGGGTGGCGTTCCTGCCGACGATCATGGTGTCGATCCCGCTGACCGTCCTGTTGATCTTCACCCTCAACGTTTTGCTGGCTCAGTTCGGCGCGGCCGACCTGTCGGGTGCCGGGGCCGCGATCGGTGCGGTGACCCAGCTGGGCCCGCTGACCACGGTGCTGGTGGTCGCCGGCGCCGGGTCCACGGCGATCTGCGCGGATCTGGGTGCCCGCACCATCCGCGAGGAGATCGACGCGATGGAGGTGCTCGGCATCGACCCCATCCACCGGCTGGTGGTGCCCCGCGTGATCGCCGCGACCCTGGTCGCCACGCTGCTCAACGGCCTGGTGATCACCGTCGGGCTGGTGGGCGGCTACCTGTTCGGCGTTTACCTGCAGAACGTGTCGGGCGGGGCCTACCTGGCCACCCTGACCACCATCACCGGTCTGCCCGAGGTGATCATCGCGACGATCAAAGCGGCGACTTTCGGACTGATCGCCGGACTGGTCGGGTGCTTCCGCGGTCTGACCGTGCGCGGCGGCTCCAAGGGGCTGGGCACCGCCGTCAACGAAACGGTGGTGCTGTGCGTGGTCGCGCTCTACGCGGTCAACGTCGTGCTGACGACGATCGGCGTGCGATTCGGAACGGGACACTGA
- the fadD5 gene encoding fatty-acid--CoA ligase FadD5: MTAQLASHRTQGSEPATEQPYRARRQNWVNQLERHALMQPGATALRFLGRTVTWGELRRRVAALAGALSRRGVGFGDRVMILMLNRTEFVESVLAVNMLGAIAVPLNFRLTAAEIAFLVEDCEARAVITEEVLAPVAARVREIQPLLDLIVVAGGSTEDSMPGYEDIIAEREGSAGEVEMPDIPNDAPALIMYTSGTTGRPKGAVLTHTNLTGQTMSGLYTNGADINSDVGFIGVPFFHIAGIGNLLSGMLLGTPTVIYPLGAFDPGQLLDVLAEEKVTGLFLVPAQWQAVCAEQRARPRDLRLRVMSWGAAPAPDALLREMSATFPGTQILAAFGQTEMSPVTCMLLGEDAIRKRGSVGKVIPTVAARVVDENMNDVPIGEVGEIVYRAPTLMSGYWNNPQATAEAFAGGWFHSGDLVRMDEEGYVWVVDRKKDMIISGGENIYCAEVENVLASHPGIVEVAVIGRAHDKWGEVPIAVAAVAADELRLEDLADFLTERLARYKHPKALEIVDALPRNPAGKVLKTELRARYGAAVSSESCSATGNHTAGGES, from the coding sequence TTGACCGCGCAATTGGCCAGCCATCGCACCCAGGGGTCCGAACCCGCCACGGAGCAGCCGTACCGGGCTCGTCGCCAGAACTGGGTGAACCAACTGGAACGCCATGCGCTCATGCAACCCGGGGCGACGGCGCTGCGATTTCTGGGCAGGACCGTCACGTGGGGTGAACTTCGGCGCCGGGTGGCGGCGCTGGCCGGCGCGCTGAGCCGCCGAGGGGTCGGCTTCGGCGACCGGGTGATGATTCTGATGCTCAACCGCACGGAGTTCGTCGAGTCGGTGTTGGCGGTCAACATGCTCGGGGCCATCGCCGTCCCGTTGAACTTCCGGCTCACCGCGGCCGAGATCGCATTCCTGGTCGAGGACTGTGAGGCCCGGGCGGTGATCACCGAAGAGGTGCTCGCCCCCGTCGCGGCGAGGGTCAGGGAGATCCAGCCACTGCTGGACCTGATCGTCGTGGCGGGCGGATCGACCGAAGACAGCATGCCGGGCTACGAGGACATCATCGCCGAGCGCGAAGGATCTGCCGGTGAGGTGGAGATGCCCGACATCCCGAACGACGCGCCCGCACTGATCATGTACACCTCGGGCACCACCGGCCGGCCGAAAGGCGCCGTGCTGACCCACACCAACCTGACCGGCCAGACGATGAGCGGGCTTTACACCAACGGCGCCGACATCAACAGCGACGTCGGTTTCATCGGCGTCCCGTTCTTTCACATCGCCGGGATCGGCAACCTCCTGAGCGGGATGCTGCTGGGCACCCCGACGGTGATCTATCCGCTGGGCGCGTTCGACCCCGGCCAGCTGCTCGACGTGCTGGCCGAAGAGAAAGTCACCGGCCTCTTCCTGGTGCCCGCCCAGTGGCAGGCCGTGTGCGCCGAGCAACGCGCGCGCCCCCGCGACCTCCGGCTGCGCGTGATGTCTTGGGGGGCGGCGCCGGCGCCGGACGCGTTGTTGCGTGAGATGTCGGCGACGTTCCCCGGCACGCAGATACTGGCGGCCTTCGGCCAGACCGAGATGTCACCGGTCACGTGCATGTTGCTGGGGGAGGACGCGATCCGTAAACGCGGGTCAGTCGGCAAAGTCATCCCGACGGTCGCCGCCCGGGTGGTCGACGAGAACATGAACGATGTGCCGATTGGCGAAGTCGGCGAAATCGTATATCGCGCACCAACATTGATGAGCGGCTACTGGAACAACCCGCAGGCTACGGCGGAGGCGTTCGCCGGCGGCTGGTTTCACTCGGGAGACCTCGTCCGGATGGACGAGGAAGGCTACGTCTGGGTGGTGGACCGCAAGAAGGACATGATCATCTCCGGCGGCGAGAACATCTACTGCGCCGAGGTCGAGAACGTCCTGGCCAGCCATCCCGGCATCGTCGAGGTCGCCGTCATCGGGCGGGCCCACGACAAGTGGGGAGAGGTGCCCATCGCGGTCGCCGCCGTGGCTGCCGACGAGCTGCGCCTCGAAGACCTGGCGGATTTCCTGACCGAGCGGCTCGCGCGCTACAAGCATCCCAAGGCGCTCGAAATCGTCGACGCACTACCCCGGAACCCGGCCGGAAAGGTGCTCAAGACTGAACTACGCGCCCGCTACGGGGCCGCGGTTTCAAGCGAAAGTTGTTCTGCCACAGGCAATCACACGGCGGGGGGAGAAAGTTGA
- a CDS encoding GntR family transcriptional regulator, whose translation MNAPISTPPRSRRRLRRAQLSDEVAGHLRAAIMSGTLRPGTFIRLDETAAELGVSVTPVREALLKLRGEGMVQLEPHRGHVVLPLTRQDIEDIFWLQATIARELAAAATEHITDADIDELEHITDTLAAAVGSSDTDTIAGLEFAFHRVFNQAGGRIKLAWFLLNAARYMPVQVYAGDPEWGAAAVNNHRQLIAALRRRDAAAVVEHTVWQFTDAAERLTELRDRLGI comes from the coding sequence GTGAACGCACCGATATCTACGCCGCCGAGGAGCCGACGACGCCTGCGCCGGGCCCAGCTGTCGGACGAGGTGGCGGGTCACCTGCGGGCGGCGATCATGTCCGGCACGTTGCGGCCGGGCACCTTCATCCGCCTCGACGAGACGGCCGCCGAGCTCGGGGTCAGCGTCACTCCGGTACGTGAGGCCCTGCTGAAGCTGCGCGGCGAGGGCATGGTGCAGCTCGAGCCGCACCGCGGTCACGTGGTGCTACCCCTGACCCGCCAGGACATCGAGGACATCTTCTGGCTGCAGGCAACGATCGCGCGGGAATTGGCGGCCGCGGCCACCGAGCACATCACCGACGCCGACATCGACGAGCTCGAGCACATCACCGACACGCTCGCCGCGGCCGTCGGGTCCAGCGATACCGATACCATCGCCGGCCTGGAGTTCGCCTTCCACCGCGTCTTCAATCAGGCCGGCGGGCGGATCAAATTGGCGTGGTTCCTGCTCAACGCGGCGCGCTACATGCCGGTGCAGGTGTACGCCGGCGACCCGGAATGGGGTGCGGCCGCCGTCAACAACCACCGGCAGCTGATCGCCGCGCTGCGCCGACGCGACGCCGCCGCCGTGGTCGAGCACACCGTGTGGCAGTTCACCGACGCGGCCGAACGGCTGACGGAGTTACGCGACCGCCTGGGGATCTAG
- a CDS encoding SRPBCC family protein, with protein MPVLSKTVEVSADPASIMAIVADFEAYPQWNEGIKGTWVLARYDDGRPSQLRLDTDVQGMQSTFIQAVYYPGENQIQTVLQQGDLFSKQEQLFSVVEAGTSSLLTVDMDVETSMPIPAPMVKQMLNQVLDHLAENLKQRAEQLSA; from the coding sequence ATGCCAGTTTTGAGCAAGACCGTCGAAGTCAGCGCCGACCCCGCGTCGATCATGGCCATCGTCGCCGACTTCGAGGCCTACCCGCAGTGGAACGAGGGGATCAAGGGCACCTGGGTGCTCGCCCGCTACGACGATGGGCGCCCCAGCCAACTGCGGCTCGACACCGACGTGCAAGGGATGCAGAGCACCTTCATCCAGGCGGTGTACTACCCCGGGGAGAACCAGATCCAGACCGTCCTGCAGCAGGGTGACCTGTTCTCCAAGCAGGAGCAGCTGTTCAGCGTGGTGGAGGCCGGTACGTCGAGCCTGCTGACGGTGGACATGGACGTCGAGACCTCGATGCCGATACCCGCGCCGATGGTCAAGCAGATGCTCAACCAGGTCCTCGACCACCTCGCCGAGAACCTCAAGCAACGCGCCGAGCAGCTCTCGGCCTGA
- a CDS encoding acyl-CoA thioesterase has protein sequence MTSVPPAPDGLTSDDFPVLWPVGTRWADNDMFGHLNNAVYYQLFDTAINAWINTGTGLEPLTTPALGIVAESGCRYFSELHFPEGLVVGLAVTRLGRSSVTYRLGVFRPTEAAPITALGHWVHVYVDRVSRKPVPIPDAIRALLSTASVAPSA, from the coding sequence ATGACTTCGGTTCCGCCCGCCCCGGACGGGCTCACCAGTGACGATTTCCCGGTGCTGTGGCCGGTGGGAACGCGGTGGGCCGACAACGACATGTTCGGTCACCTCAACAATGCGGTGTACTACCAACTGTTCGACACCGCGATCAACGCGTGGATCAACACCGGCACCGGCCTCGAACCCCTCACCACTCCGGCCCTGGGCATCGTCGCCGAGTCGGGCTGCCGCTACTTCTCCGAACTGCATTTCCCGGAGGGGCTCGTGGTGGGGCTCGCGGTGACGCGGCTGGGCCGCAGCAGCGTCACCTACCGGCTGGGGGTGTTCCGCCCGACGGAAGCGGCGCCGATCACCGCGCTGGGTCATTGGGTGCACGTCTACGTCGATCGGGTCAGCCGCAAGCCCGTCCCGATTCCCGACGCCATCCGCGCCCTGTTGTCGACGGCGTCAGTTGCGCCATCAGCCTGA
- a CDS encoding hydroxyacid-oxoacid transhydrogenase, whose protein sequence is MACCDVPRGDCDEAFTVDSSRVTFGRGCLGEVGDRAGALGLRRVALFTDAGIAELPIFAKTHDCLVAAGLDVITYTDVHVEPTDASFTEAARFAQECNPDGYVSLGGGSVIDTCKAANLYASHPADFLTYVNAPVGEAKPVPGPLRPHIACPTTAGTGSEVTGIAIFDLVALSAKTGIASHALRPTEAIVDPDCTATLPAEVVAAAGLDVLSHALESYTARPYLRRRAPERPSLRPMSQGANPWSDLGCREALRLLGQFLQRAVHDASDREAREQMMWAATLAGIAFGNAGVHAPHGMAYAVAGLVRDFRPSGYPADEPLVPHGMAVILNAPSSFRFTAQASPERHLEGARLLGADTRGAGAPDAGEVLAGELIRIMRAVGMPNGLGGVGYTDDDVAALTEGALPQQRLLQNAPREMTKPVLAELFRQAMRYW, encoded by the coding sequence ATGGCGTGCTGCGATGTCCCCCGCGGGGACTGCGACGAAGCCTTCACCGTCGACTCGTCGCGGGTCACCTTTGGCCGCGGTTGCCTGGGCGAGGTGGGCGACCGGGCCGGCGCCCTGGGGTTGCGGCGGGTGGCGCTGTTCACCGACGCCGGCATCGCCGAACTGCCCATCTTCGCGAAGACGCACGACTGCCTGGTCGCGGCCGGTCTCGACGTGATCACCTACACCGACGTACATGTGGAGCCCACCGACGCCTCCTTCACGGAGGCCGCGCGCTTCGCGCAGGAGTGCAATCCCGATGGCTACGTGTCGTTGGGTGGCGGCTCCGTCATCGACACGTGCAAGGCCGCCAACCTTTATGCGAGTCATCCCGCCGACTTCCTGACCTACGTCAACGCACCCGTCGGGGAGGCCAAACCCGTACCCGGCCCGCTGCGGCCGCATATCGCGTGTCCCACCACGGCGGGCACCGGCAGCGAGGTCACCGGCATCGCCATCTTCGACCTCGTGGCGCTCTCTGCGAAGACGGGCATCGCGTCGCACGCGCTGCGTCCCACCGAGGCGATCGTCGACCCCGACTGCACCGCGACCCTGCCCGCCGAGGTCGTCGCCGCCGCGGGGCTGGATGTGCTGTCACACGCGCTGGAGTCCTACACCGCGCGGCCTTACCTGCGGCGGCGCGCTCCGGAGCGGCCCAGTCTTCGACCGATGAGCCAGGGCGCCAATCCGTGGAGCGACCTGGGCTGCCGGGAGGCCCTACGCCTGTTGGGGCAGTTCCTGCAACGTGCGGTCCACGACGCCTCCGACCGCGAGGCCCGCGAGCAGATGATGTGGGCGGCAACGCTTGCCGGCATCGCGTTCGGCAACGCCGGCGTCCACGCACCGCACGGCATGGCCTATGCGGTGGCGGGGCTGGTGCGTGACTTCCGGCCCTCGGGCTACCCCGCCGACGAGCCGCTGGTGCCGCATGGCATGGCCGTCATCCTCAACGCGCCGTCGTCGTTCCGGTTCACCGCGCAGGCGAGCCCCGAGCGGCACCTGGAGGGCGCGCGACTGCTCGGGGCTGACACGCGGGGGGCCGGTGCGCCGGATGCCGGCGAGGTGCTCGCGGGCGAGCTCATCCGCATCATGCGGGCGGTGGGGATGCCGAACGGGCTCGGCGGGGTGGGCTACACCGACGACGATGTGGCCGCCCTGACCGAGGGCGCCCTTCCCCAGCAGCGTCTCCTGCAAAACGCTCCGAGGGAGATGACCAAACCGGTTCTGGCGGAACTGTTTCGGCAAGCGATGCGGTACTGGTAG
- a CDS encoding enolase C-terminal domain-like protein — MKITGLQVVPFETFVDRISFGQLTTDYRVVQTVTTVLTDEGAQGHYFGGHFHGDQDGLLPADQALIGQFLSGLLAGQDPLDRNEIWRQLWAAKLPENVCSVIDLALWDLAGRVAGLPVYKLLGGARDRVAAYASSFNNLGSPDEYAAHAAECRRQGYRAYKIHPYGYWNPLTRRPALPRPSYVDSDIEVCRKVREAVGDQMVLMFDPWGTYETYAEALRVGRELERLDFYWYEHPMPESRVASYVKLAAELDIPICSPEIAEGGIYTRADWILRNASDISRIDVLRGGITGAMKLAGMCEAVGMRCEIHMSGFGNLQVLGATSADVCEYYERGLLGPGVRYDTPPPYLDAACDPLGPDGFVTVPQQPGLGYQIRWDYIENHRLPDTRVEPVAPLHPR; from the coding sequence ATGAAGATCACCGGCCTACAAGTGGTGCCGTTCGAGACATTCGTCGACCGGATCTCTTTCGGCCAGCTGACCACCGATTACCGTGTGGTGCAGACGGTCACCACGGTGCTCACCGACGAGGGCGCACAGGGCCACTACTTCGGTGGCCACTTTCACGGCGACCAGGACGGCCTGCTGCCCGCCGACCAGGCGCTGATCGGGCAATTCCTCAGCGGCCTCCTCGCCGGCCAGGACCCCCTGGACCGCAACGAGATCTGGCGGCAGCTGTGGGCGGCCAAACTTCCCGAAAATGTGTGCAGTGTAATCGATCTCGCGCTGTGGGATCTGGCGGGCCGGGTTGCCGGGCTGCCGGTGTACAAACTGCTGGGCGGCGCGCGCGACCGCGTCGCGGCCTACGCCAGCAGCTTCAACAACCTGGGATCGCCCGACGAATATGCCGCCCACGCCGCCGAATGCCGGCGTCAGGGATACCGTGCCTACAAGATCCATCCGTACGGCTACTGGAATCCCCTCACACGCCGGCCCGCGCTGCCCAGGCCGTCGTACGTCGACTCGGACATCGAGGTGTGCCGGAAGGTTCGGGAGGCGGTCGGCGACCAGATGGTCCTCATGTTCGACCCGTGGGGCACATATGAGACCTACGCGGAAGCCCTGCGGGTGGGCCGCGAGCTGGAGCGGCTCGACTTCTACTGGTACGAGCACCCGATGCCGGAATCCCGCGTTGCGTCCTACGTGAAACTGGCGGCCGAACTCGACATCCCGATCTGCTCGCCGGAAATCGCCGAGGGTGGCATCTACACCCGGGCGGACTGGATCCTGCGCAACGCCTCCGACATCAGCCGCATCGACGTCCTGCGCGGGGGCATCACCGGTGCGATGAAGCTGGCGGGGATGTGCGAGGCGGTCGGCATGCGGTGCGAGATCCACATGAGCGGGTTCGGCAATCTGCAGGTCCTCGGCGCCACCAGTGCGGACGTCTGCGAGTACTACGAGCGGGGGCTGCTGGGCCCGGGGGTCCGCTACGACACCCCGCCGCCGTATCTCGATGCGGCCTGCGACCCGCTGGGCCCGGACGGCTTCGTCACCGTGCCCCAACAGCCCGGGCTTGGCTACCAGATCCGCTGGGACTACATCGAAAACCACCGGCTGCCCGACACCCGGGTGGAACCGGTCGCGCCGTTGCACCCGAGGTAG
- a CDS encoding alpha/beta hydrolase gives MIPLDGAARLDPVLRAVATTRTDFSLSAIGAMREPFNERRRAAAAQTDAQGVEIVDGHAPGEYGGVGVRIYRGARALAPAVIYCHAGGFALGNLDTDHRHCVELARRGRCTVVSVDYRLAPEHPYPAALDDAGAVLRWVAGDAAELNVDASRLAVAGSSAGATLAACLAHASAAGTLPPIVFQLLHQPVLDDRETASKAQFCTSPAFDSEAAELMWRYYLGPTAESAVAVPARHAQFAGLPQALITCAEVDPFRDEAVDYALTLLRAGVSAELHLFARTCHGFDSLLPDWETSQRLFALHGQALADIPDNL, from the coding sequence ATGATCCCACTCGACGGCGCCGCACGGCTCGACCCGGTCCTGCGTGCGGTCGCCACCACGCGAACCGACTTCTCGCTTTCCGCCATTGGGGCCATGCGCGAACCGTTCAACGAGCGGCGCCGCGCCGCCGCCGCACAGACCGATGCCCAGGGCGTCGAGATCGTCGACGGCCACGCACCCGGAGAGTACGGCGGCGTCGGTGTGCGGATCTACCGCGGCGCGCGGGCGCTCGCCCCGGCGGTCATCTACTGTCACGCCGGTGGATTCGCGCTGGGCAACCTCGACACCGATCACCGCCACTGCGTCGAACTGGCGCGTCGCGGCCGGTGCACTGTGGTGTCGGTCGACTACCGGCTGGCCCCCGAGCATCCCTACCCCGCGGCGCTCGACGACGCCGGTGCCGTGCTGAGGTGGGTGGCCGGCGATGCGGCGGAACTGAACGTCGACGCGTCGCGGCTGGCCGTCGCGGGCAGCAGCGCCGGGGCCACCCTGGCCGCCTGCCTGGCCCACGCCTCCGCCGCGGGGACGCTGCCGCCGATCGTGTTCCAGCTCCTGCATCAGCCGGTGCTGGACGACCGGGAGACGGCCTCCAAGGCGCAGTTCTGCACCAGCCCGGCATTCGACAGCGAGGCCGCCGAACTGATGTGGCGCTATTACCTGGGGCCCACGGCCGAGTCAGCCGTCGCCGTCCCCGCGCGGCATGCCCAATTCGCCGGTCTGCCACAGGCTTTGATCACGTGCGCGGAAGTGGACCCCTTCCGTGACGAGGCGGTGGACTACGCGCTGACCCTGCTTCGCGCCGGGGTCTCCGCCGAGCTGCACCTGTTCGCGCGCACCTGCCACGGCTTCGACTCGCTGCTGCCCGACTGGGAGACCTCGCAGCGGTTGTTCGCGTTGCACGGCCAAGCGCTGGCGGACATCCCGGACAACCTCTGA